Part of the Halopenitus persicus genome is shown below.
GGCCGAGAAGACCGGCACCGAGGTAACCTCCTGGGAGGCGAACGCCTGGGTGAAGCGGGGGATCCTCCTCAACTTCGGGCTCCGCGAGACCGAGGGGCGAAGCTACGGCGACGTCACCTACCACGACGTCCTCCCGCTGCGGGAGACCGCGGATCTGGGCGAGCGCGGGACCCGAAACACGCCGGACGGCACCGCGATCCGGCGGGGTGCGCATCTCGGGAGCGACTGCATCATGATGAGCCCCTCGTTCGTCAACGTCGGCGCCCACGTCGGCGACGGGACGCTCGTCGACTCCTGTGACACGGTCGGCTCCTGCGCGCAGATCGGCGAAAACGTCAAGCTCGGCGCGAACACGCTGATCGGCGGCGTGCTCGAGCCGGTCGAGGACGCACCCGTGGTCATCGAGGATGACGTCTCCCTGGGCGCGGGCTGCCGGGTCACCTCCGGGTTCCGCGTCGGCGAGCACTCGATCGTCGGCGAGAACACGCTGCTTACCCCGCGGATCCCCGTCTACGACCTCGTCGAGGAGGAGGTCATCTTCGGCCACCTCCCCGCGAACCGCCGCGCGTTCACCCGGATGGTCGAGTCCTCCGTGAGCGACCACGACCTCTTCGAGGGCGGCGCCTACAAGCCCGCCGTCGTCGCGACCGACGTCGAGGACGAGACCCTCGAGGCCACCCAGCGGGAGGAGGCACTCCGGGAATGAGCGACCCCGTTTCCGGGGACGCACCGCCGGCCGCGGGGGCGGGCGAGGCCGACGGCACGACCGACGCCGGCGACACGGGCGAGTCGAGCGCGACCGAGCCCGCCGAGCCGCGAAACCCCGCGATACGCCGACTCGCGGACTGGGACCCGGATCGTCTCGAAGCCCTCGCCGACCGGTACGGAACGCCCCTGTACGTGATCGACCGGGACCGCGTCCGGGAGAACTGCGCCCGGCTCCGGGACGCCTTCCCCGACGCCGACGTCAGGTACGCCGTGAAGGCCCACACCGGCCAGGCGGTCCTCCGAACCGTCGAGCGCGCCGGTCTCGCGGCCGAGTGCGCCTCCGCGGGCGAACTCGAGCGCGCGCTCGCGGCCGGCTTCCCCGGCGACCGGATCCACTACACTGCCGTCAACCCGCCGGCACGTGACCTCGACCGCGTCGTCGACCGCTGGCGCGAGCACCCCGGGATCACGATCACCGCCGGCGCGGTCGACACCCTCGACCGGCTGGCCGAGCGCGGCTTCGACGGCCGGGTCTGCATCCGGGTGACCCCCGGCGTCGACGCGGGTCACCACGAGAAGGTCCGCACCGGCGCGCACGCCAAGTTCGGCGTCCCGTACGACCGCGCCGCGAGCGTCGTCCGTGAGACGGCCGATCGTTTCGACGTCGTCGGGATCCACGCCCACGCCGGCTCCGGAATCGACGCCGAGGGACTCGACCGCCACCGCGAGCTCGTTTCGCGGATGGGCGCGTTGGCGCGCCGGCTCGTCGCCCCCGAATCGGGAGGCGAGGAGGACGGCGATGCGGACCCGGTCGCCCTCGAATACGTCGACGTCGGCGGCGGCTTCGGCGTCCCCTACCGCGACGAGGAACCCCCGCTCGATCTCCCAGCCGTCGCCGACGCGACGCGGAAGGCGTTCGAGACGGCGATCGACGACGTTCGAACGGATCACGAGGCGGCGGCCGAGATCGACCTCGCGGTCGAACCCGGTCGCTACGTGGTCGCCGACGCCGGCGTCCTCCTGACGCGGGTCAACACCGTCAAGCCGACCCCGGAGACCACGGTCGCCGGCGTCGACGCCGGGATGACCGACCTGCTCCGCCCCGCGATGTACGACGCGTTCCACCCGATCCGAAACTGCTCGGTCGAGACCGGCTCCGCGACGGAAACCGGCACTGCAACCGAGACCGACGACGACGGACGCGACGACCGCGAGACCGTTCCGGTCACGGTCGCCGGCCCCATTTGTGAGAGCGCGGACGTGTTCTGTGAAAACCGGCCGCTGCCGGCCCCGGAGCGCGGCGACCTCCTCGCGGTCGGGATCGCGGGCGCGTACGGCTACGAGATGGCCAGCCAGTACAACTCCCGGCCGCGACCGGCCGAAGTCGCGATCGGCGCCGAGGCGGCCGAAACCGCCGGCACCGGTGCAGACTCGAACACGGCGGGCTCCGAACCGATCCTCGTTCGCGACCGCGAGACGATCGCGGACGTGACCGCCGTCGAACGCCGGGCGGGCTACGAGGGACTCGCAGCGCTCGCGGACCCGGCGGGCCCTGCTCACGGCGCGAGCGCCACGGAGGACGACCGATGACCGACGCGGGAACGGTCCCGTTCCGGAAGTACCACGGCACCGGAAACGACTTCATCGTCGTCGACGAGGCCGACGCCGAGCGGGCCGAACTCACCGAACTCGCGGACCGCCGCACGTTCGCGATCGCTCATTGCGACCGCGAGACCGGCGCCACCTCGCCGGGGAAGGGCCGTCGCGGAGCCGACGGCGTGCTGTTCCTCGGGATCGAGGACGCGGTCGATCCGACCCGCGTCACGATGTCGCTCGTCCAGCCGGACGGCTCGACGGCCGCGATGTGTGGTAACGGGGCGCGCGTCGTCGCCGCCTGGGCACGCGACCGCACCGGCGAGACCGAGTTCGTGATCGAGACGCCCGCCGGCGACCGGCGCGCGACGATCGACGCGAACGGTCGGGACGTCACGATCGAGATGGGAATTCCGCGGTTCGACCCCGACGGCGTCCCCGTCGATCGCTCGCTCGCGGCCGATCCCGCGGTCCGGAACGGCGACGCCGACGCACCCCTGCTCGAGACCGAGATCGAGGGGCTGACCGTCTCGGCGGTGAACACCGGCGTCCCGCACGCGGTGGCGTTCCTTGAGGGCGACCGCAACGGCGACGATGCCGGCACCACCGACGACGTGAACCTCGATGACGTGGACATCGACGACGTCGACCTCGAGGCGGTCGCCGAGCCCGTACGCCACGCCGACGTCTTCCCCGAGGGCGCGAACGTGAACCTCGCCCAGCGCGTCGAGTACGTCCCCGACGACGGGTCGGCTGACGACCGCGAGTTCGACGGGCTCGTCCCCACGTACCGCCAGCGCACCTTCGAACGGGGCGTGGAGGGCGAGACTCGCTCCTGTGGCACCGGCGCAGTCGCGATCGCGGCGGTCGCGCGTCGGACCGGGCGCGTCGACGCCGAGACCGTTCGCTCACGTCCGCCGGGTGGGGAACTCGAGATCACGGTTCCCGAGGAGGGCCCCGCGACCCTCTCCGGGCCGGTCGCCGAGGAGGGCGCCGGCGAACTCCGGTCGGACCCCGACGTCGATCCGGACCGGGCCGCCAGCGCCATGCCCGCGGTCGATCCGGGCGGCGAGTCGGGCATCGACTCGGCCAGCGACCCTGATTCCGAACCCAACTCACGATGACCGAACCAACCACGCCAGCCCCCGGTACCGCCGCCGACCGGTTCGACCCGGTCGCGTTCCTCGAGGCGGCGGTCCGTCATCCCTCCCACGAAGACGTCGACGATATGCGCGCGTTCCTCGTCGAGACGCTGGCCGACTACGGCGTCGAGGCGACCGTCGACGACGCCGGCAACGTCCTCGCGAGCAAACACGGAGCCGCTCCCGACGCCGGCCCACACGTGGTCTGTAACACCCACATCGACACGGTGACGCCGCACGTCCCGTTCGAGCGCGATCGGGATGCAACGGTCGAGGGCGAATCCGGCGTCGACGTGATTCGTGGTCGCGGATCCTGTGACGCCAAGGGGCCGCTCGCGGCGCTGCTCGTCGGCTTTCTCGCGACCGACCCCGACCGCGGGCGGCTCACCCTCGCGATCACGCCCGACGAGGAGGTTCACTCCCTCGGGGCCGCCGCGCTCACCGGCGGGCTCGAGAGGGCCGCGGACGACTCCCGGGGCTCCGTGAACGAACTCGACGGCGACCTGTATCTCGTCGGCGAGCCGACCGGCCTCGACGTCTGTACGGCGGCAAAGGGCCGGTTCGAGGGAACGATCGAGCTGTCCGGCGAGACGGCTCACGCCGCCGAGGACGCGGGCGCCAACGCGGTGGCGGCGGCGGAGCAAGCGTTGGCCGCCGTCCGCGGGTTCGACGCGGACCGCGCCCCGCACGCGCAGCTCGGCCCGGCGCGGCTCACGCCGACCGTGATCGAGGGCGGCGGCGCGACCAACCAGGTCCCCGACCGGTGTGCGATCGTCGTCGACCGGCGGTCGATCCCCCCCGAAACGGCCGCGGGATTCCGCGAGTCCCTCGAGCGCGACGTCCGGACGACCGTCTCCGAGGACGTCGGCGTGGCGTTCGATCTCACCGACCGCGAGTCGCCGTTCCTCGAGGCCTTCGCGACCGATCCCGACCACGAGCTCGTCCGCCTGCTCGCCGACTCGGTCGCGGCGACGCGTCCGGAGGCCGTGGCCGACCGCGACCGTGAAGGTCGCTCCGGCCACGAGGCCCACCGCGGCGGCGCCGTCCGCCCCTTCTCGGCCGCGACCGAGGCCTCCTACTTCGCGCCAGCCCCAACCGTGGTCTTCGGGCCGGGCGACCTGGCGGACGCCGACGGCGCGGTGGCCCACGCCGACCGCGAGTACGTCCGCGTGCGTGAGGTCGAGTGGGCGGGCGATGCGGTCAAGCGAACGTTGTCGGGACTGCTCGAGGGGGGGTCGTCCGTGCCAGTATAAAAGCGGACAGGTCGATCGAACGATGCTGCCGAGGTCGGCGTCGACCGATGCCATCGAGTCGGGCCGAACGAATGAGGCCGCCGAGTGCGGCGATCGCTCCGACTCGGGTTTAAATATCTTTACGCCGCGAACTTCCGCTCGAGGAACGCGACGAGCAGGTTCGCCGCCAGCCGCGAGGTGTTCCCGGCCGGGTCGTAGTCCGGAGCGACCTCCATCAGGTCGACCGCGCCGACGGCGTCGTGGTCGCCGAGGACCTCCATCGCGGTCAGCGCCTGCGAGGCCGAGAGGCCCGCCGGCTCGGGGGTGCCCGTTCCGGGCGCCACGCTCGGGTCGACGGAGTCGATGTCGAAGGTGACGTAGACCGCGTCGGTCCCGTCGGCGGCGGCCGCGACCGCGTCGCGGATCACGGCGTCCATCCCGCGCTCCTCGACCTCGGGCATCGCGAACAGGTTGAGCCCGGTCTCCTCGGCGAACTCGAAGAATGCGGGCGACTCGTAGCCGCGAATGGCGACCTGACTCACGTTCTCGTAGCTCGTGTACTGCGAGTCCGCCATCAGGTTCGTGCTCGAGCCGTGGAACTCGCGGCCGAAGATCGGGCTCTCGGAGACGGTGTCGGTGTGGGCGTCGATCTGGACGAGGCCGACGCTGTCGTGGCCCGCGCCCTCGGCGAAGCCGCGGAAGGCGGGATAGGTGCAGTAGTGGTCCCCGCCGATCAGGACCGGAAACGCGCGCTCCGCGACGGTCGCGACGTGGGCCGTGATGCTCTCGGCGGTCGTTTCCTGATCCATCGGAAACACCGGCACGTCGCCACAGTCGGCGACCGAGAGCGCGTCGAAGTCGACGTCCTCGCCCGTCCGCATGTTCGTCAGGCCGCCCTTGTATCCGGAGAGGTAGTCCCACCAGCCGCTGGCCTCCCGAACCGCACGCGGTCCGTACCGCGTTCCCGGCCGGTTGCTGACCGCCGAGTCGTACGGCACGCCGAGGACGCCGGCGTCGTAGCCCGCGACGTCCTCCACGTTTCGGTGGTCGGCCTTCAGAAAGGTCGGAATGCCCGCATACGCGAACTCGATCGACGAGGCGGGGTGCTCGCTGCGGAAGCGGCCTGCAGGGGTCCCGGGCCCGTCGGTCATGCGGATCCCCCCGAAACGGGTCGGGTCGGACCACGCGCTGCCGGCCGGATCGGTCGGTGGTGGCGTTGCATCCCGCTCGCGTCGGGTCGGTCCGCCGTGGGATCGGCGGTCCCGTGTGCGTTTGCGCGCATTGGTGGAAGTACAATGCCACCATCCGTGTGGGTGGCGCATAAAGCTTCCTGGTGGGCCGTCCGAGACCGTCGGTGTCTTGTAGGACGTGGCCGTGGATGACGACGATGGAGCCCGACCTCGACAGGCGGACCTACGACCTGCTCTGGCTCGTGGATCGCCACGAGCCGGTCGGGAGCATCCGGCTCGTCGAACTGATGCGCCAGCACGGCTACTCGATCACCGGCCGGACGATCCGGCTCACGCTCGCCGACCTCGACGAGGCGGGGCTCACCGAGAAGGTTCCCGGAAAGGGTCGGCGACTCACTGCGGCGGGGCACGCCGAGCTCGACCGTGGGAACGTCAGCAACCGGCTCGACCGCGTTCGGTCGCGCATCGCGACACTGCGGAGCCGGGTGACCTACGACCCGCTCGAGGACGCGGGGACCCTCATCGTCTCGAGCGCGCTCGTCGATGCGGTCGATCTCGAGCCGGCGCTCGAGACGGTTCGAGCGTTGCACGCGAGCCCGTTTGGTCCCTTTCCCGCGGCGGTCGAGCCGGCCGGTCCCGACGGCTCGGACGATGACGACGCCGATCGTTACCGGATCCTTGCCCCCTCGAGTCTCACCCTCGACGGGACCCTCGTTTCACACGGGATCGAAACCGACCTGCGAACCGCTGGGGTTGCGGCCTACACGCGGTCATCGACCCGACCCGACGACGTCGATGCGGACGATGCCGAAACCGAGGCGGACAATGCTGAGGCGGACGATCCCGAGAATGACGCGGACGATGCCGAAGCGGACGATCGCCGAGGCGGAACGATCGACCGATACGTCGACGTGATCAGCGGCGAGGACGCCTCGGTGGACGTCCTCTCGCTGTTCGTGGAGGCGGACCGCAGCGACGTGGCGCCGATCCTGGAGGGAGCCGACCGGGGAGTCGTCGTGGTCGACTACCGCGAATTCCCGCTCACGCGCTTCGAGGAGGCCCGCGATCTCGCCCTCGCGACGCGTGACGCGCTCGGCGGCGTGATCGACGTCCGCCGTCCCCGCGAAGGCGGTCCCTTCCCTCTCGGACCGCCGGGCTGGGAGTTCGCGGCCGCGACCTACGGCGGAACCGGCGAGCTCGCCATCGCGGCGCTGTCCGAACGCGAACTCTCGACCGACTGGGAGACCTTGTACGGCACCGTCGACCGGGAGCGGCTCGGCCCGATCGACCAGTTCGGTCCCGACGGGGTGCTCGACGTCGGCGGTTCCGAACCGCGGTGACGTCGACCCGGAACGAAGGCTGCCGGAACACCGATCGATTCACGGTGTCGCCGTTCTCGTCGCCGTATCACCGACGTCGCCGGCGTGAACCGACGAGCGTATCGTATACCATCAACGAGCGCGTCGTACCATCAACGAGCGTGTCGTACTATCTACGAGCGCGTCGTGCCATCGACGAGCGCGTTTTGCCATCGATGAGCGTATCGTGACGAACCCGTCACGGAGCGAAACGCTTACAACGCATATGGTGGCAAGGACTTTCCATGTCATTGGTCGGCATTGACTTCGGCATCATCGTGCTCTACATGATCGGCCTGCTGGGCGTCGGCTACTGGGGATACCGGCGGTCGGACACCCTCGACGATTACCTGGTCGCCGGGCGGGACATCCCGATCTGGATGTACGTGCCGGTGATGTCCGCGGTCATCCTCGGCGGCGCGTCGACGATCGGCGGCGGCGGACTGGGGTATCAACACGGCGTCTCGGGCGCGTGGCTCGTCGTCTGGCTCGGGCTGGGGGTCGCGGCGGTCGGGTTCCTGATCTCGACCGAGCTCGCGAACCTCAAGGCGTACACGCTGGGGGAGATCCTCGAGCGGCGCTTCGACACGTACTCGGCGACCGTCGGCGCTGTCGTCGCCGGCATCTACGCGCTGACGATCGCGATCACGCAGGTGATCTCGATCGGCACGGTCCTGACGGCGCTGCTCGACTACGAGTTGAACGCGATGATCCTCGTGGCCGGGGTCATCGTCATCGGATACACCGCGCTCGGCGGGATGTTCTCGGTCACGATCACCGACTTCGTCCAGTGGATCATCATGACGGTCGGCGTCTTCCTGTTCGCGCTCCCACTCGGCCTGCTCGAGGTCGGCGGGATCTCGGGGCTGACCGCCGAGCTCGACCCCTCCTACTTCAGCCCGACCGGCATCGGGATCGAGACGGTGATCAGCTACTTCCTGCTCTACTTCCTGGGGATCATGATCGGACAGGACATCTGGCAGCGCGTCTTCACCGCCGACAGCCCCGAGACGGCCCGGATCGGGAACATCGCCACGGGCGCGTACGCGGTCGTCTACGGGATCGCGACCGCGGTGCTCGGGATGATCGCGCTGGTGCTGTTCCCCGCGCTCGAGAACCCGGACCTCGCGCTGCCGCAGCTGGTCCTCGAGACGGTTCCCACCGGCCTCTCGGGGCTCATCCTCGCCGGTTTCATCTCGGCGATGATGTCCACCGCCGACTCGGCGCTGCTGGCCTCGAGCACGCTGTTCACCAACGACGTCTACAAGCGGTTCATCGACCCCGACGCCAGCGAGCAGCGGTACACGTGGGTCTCCCGGGTCGGGATCCTCGTCCTCGGCGTCGGGATGATCGGCGTGGCGATCCTCATCGGTGACGTCGTCAACGCGCTCACGCTCGCGTACAACCTGCTGACGGGCGCGATCTTCGTGCCCCTGATGGCGGCGTTCTTCTGGCGCGGCGGGACCTGGCAGGGTGCCATCACGGCCATCCTCGGCAGCTCCGTCGTCGTCGTGGCGACGATGGCCGTCTACGGCTTCGGCTCGAACCGGCCGATCATCTACGGGCTCGTCGCCAGCCTCGTGCTCTTCGTGGGCGTCAGCCTGGTCACCGGCCCGCCGCCGCGCGAGAAGCTCGAGGCCTGGCTCGAGAGCATCTCCGACGAACCGTCGCTCGAGTAACCGCGTCTCGATAACGCCGGGAACATCCACCGGCCGTCCGCACGATCCGGACGTTTCTCACACGGGGCCCTCCAAAGGGGCGCGTATGACCGACCGATCCGACGCATATCGCGACCTCTCACAGCCCATCGAGGCCGGCATGCCGACTTTTCCCGGCGACCCGCCGGTCGAACTCGCGCCGACCGCGACGATCGACGCGGACGGGGCGGCCGTCCACGAGCTCCACTGTGGCAGCCACACCGGCACCCACATCGACGCGCCGAGCCACACCGAACCCGGCGGGCAGGACCTCGACGATCGCCCGATCGGCGAGTACGTCTTCGACGCCCGGTTCCTCGACGTCACGCCCTGTACGGATCGCGGCGAAATCGGGGTCGACGCCCTTCCGGGTCACGCCGCCCTCGACGACGCCGATATCCTCGTGGTCCGAACCGGCTGGGACGCCCACTGGAACGACGATCGCTACCGCGACCATCCCTACCTGTCGTCGTCGGCAGCGCGGCGGCTCCGGGAGGCCGGGTGCGGCGTCGCGGTCGATGCGCTCAATCCGGACCCAACGTCCTCCGAGAACGCCGATGCGGACGAGCCGGAGGGCCTACCGGTCCACCACGCGCTCCTCGGCGCCGATCTCCCGATCCTCGAGAACCTCACGAACCTGTCGGGGCTCCCCGACAGGTTCACCCTGTACGCGTTCCCGCTTCCGCTGAGAGAGTGCGACGGCGCACCCGTGCGTGCGGTCGCGTTCGTGGACCGGGCACCGTAGGCTGATCGTCGAACGTCCCGTAGGCCGATCGTCGAACGTCCCGTAGGCCGATCGTCGAACGTCCCGTAGGCCGATCGTCGAACGTCCCGTAGGCCGATCGTCGAACGTCCCGTAGGCCGATCGTCGAACGTCCCGTAGGCCGATCGTCGAACGTCCCGTAGGCCGATCGTCGAACGTCCGCGTCACGGGATCGTACGGTACCCTCGGATCTCTCCCGTAGCGACGTCATCCTGACGAACGGTAGCTATATGTGACGGATCGACGATGGCCATGTGTGTTCGAACGCGAACAACCGGTACGCGTAGTGCAATGTGGCATCGGTGCGATGGGACAGGAGATGCTCCGGATGCTGGCCGACGACCCCGGCGTGGTCGTCGTCGGAGCAGTCGACACCGACCCCGGAAAGGTCGGGCGAGACGCCGGCGACGTCGCCGGCATCGACGACGTGGGCGTCGACGTGGTCGACGATCTGACCGCGACGCTGGCGGCCACCGAACCCGACGCCGTTTGTTTGGCGACTGCGGACGCCGCGGCCGAAGCGATGCTGGACGATCTCCTGGCCTGCCTGCGCGCCGGGGCGGACGTCGTGTCCTCGAACGGCGGATTCTTCTACCCGTATCACACCCATCCGGTGCTCGCACGGAAGGTCGACCGCGTGGCGAAAAAGAACGACGCGTCGGTACTCTGTACCGGCCTCAACCCCGGGTTCGCACTCGATACCCTGGTGGTCGCGCTGACGGCCGTCTCGGAGTCCATCGACGGTATCGAGGCCAGTCGCACCGTCGACTTCTCGCCGTACGGTGCCGGCGTGCTCGAGCCGGGGGGATTCGGGTTGGAGCCCGACGAGTGGGAGCGCCGGCGCGACGCCGACGAGTTGGCGGGCCACGAGTCCTTCGCGGCGCAGATTCGGACGATCGCCGACGGCGTCGGTCTCGAACTCGACGAGGTAGTCGAACGGGAGTTCGATCCGTTCATCGCCGACGAGCGTCGTCCCGTCTCGAGCGCCTATCCCGACGTCGAGGCCGGAGCGGTGGCCGGGTTCCGACAGACGTATGCGGGCGTCGTCGACGGCGACGACGTCGTGACGCTCTCGTTGGCCGCCGTCGTCGACCCCGAGGCATCGGAGCTCGAGGGCGGCGACCGCATCGCCGTTCGGGGCGTCCCCGACACGACCGTCACGACCGAGGAGCCCTTCGAGCCGGGTCCGACGACGTGGGCGACGGTCGTCAACGCGCTACCAAGCGTTCTGAACGCCGATCCGGGCCTCAAAACGATGCTGGACCTGCCGGTGCCGTCGGCATCGCTCGGCGACGTGCGGAAGTTCGTCAGCTCCGACCGCTGACGAATCCGACCGACACGTGTGGGAATCCCCGTCGCCGACGGAGACCGGCCGTCCAGGATCCGGGACGCGTGCCGTCCACCGATCAGCTTATGGTTCTTCCTCGTAACCTCTCGGCCGATGCGCGAAATATTCACGATGTGGCGTGACACGCGGATGATCATGCTCGTCGCCGTGGTCGCGGCGGTGTACGCGGCGGTACTCATCCCGTTCCAGACCTTTCAGATCATTCCCGGCATCACCAGCATTCGGCCGGCGAACGTCTTCCCCGTCATCTTCGGGATCATGTTCGGTCCCGCGGCGGCGTGGGGGTCGGCTATCGGGAACCTGATCGGCGACATCTTCGGCGGGACCTTCGGCCCCGGCAGCGTCGGCGGGTTCGTCGGGAACTTCACGTTCGGCCTGATCGGCTACAAGCTGTGGGGCAACCTCACCCCGCTGTCCTCGCGGGTCGAGCCCGACTTCCGCGAGAACGCCGGCGTCCAGCTGGTCGAGTACGCCGTCATCGCGATCGCCGCCTCCGCGGCGTGTGCGGTCATCATCGCGTGGGTCGTCGACCTTCTGGGGCTCGTTCCCTTCGCGGTCCTCGGACCGACGATCCTGATCAACAACTCGATCGCCGCGATCGTGCTCGGTCCGCCGCTTTTGTACCTGACGTACCCGCGGCTCAAGGAGATGGGACTGCTCTATCCCGACCTGCTCCGTTCGGAGGACCTCTCCAGCGCCGGGTCGAACCTGAACCCCATCGCGGCGTGGGGACTGGTCGTCGTGCCGCTGGTCTGGCTCGGCGTCGGGTTCCTCCTCAGCACGGGCGCCGGCGCCGGCCTCACGAGCGTCACCGCGCTCGGCGCGGTCGGCATTCTGGTCCTCGCCGCCTGCGCGGTCATCGTGGGCGAGCGGCTCTCGACGATCGTCGGTCGCGTCTGATCCGGGCTTTGACGGACGTTGCCGTCGAGCCCCGCTGACCGCCGACCGTGGTCGGCGCCGGCCCGACGATCGATCCGAGTCGAAACAGCTACCCGGGCGGCCTCGTTTTGGACAGATATCCAATGACGGACGAGGAAGACGGTATCGCGGCCCGGCTCCGAAACGTGGTCTTCTCCTACGACCGGGACGAGACGCTTCCCGACCCCGAGACCCTCGACACCACCGACGTCGACCCCGACGAGCGCGAGGGGCCCGTTCTCCGGGGCGTCGATCTCGACGTCCCGGCCGGCTCCTTCACGGTCGTGATGGGCGCCTCCGGCGGCGGGAAATCCACGCTGCTCCGGACGCTCAACGCGATCATTCCGGACTTCATCACCGGCTCCTTCGCCGGGGAGGTCGACGTGCTCGAACGCGACGCCACCGCCACGCGCGTCAGCGAGATGGCGACCGACGTCGGAATGTTGCTCCAGGATTACGAGGCGCAGCTGTTCGGCACCAGCGTCGCGGCCGAGGTGGCCTTCGGTCCCGAGAACATCGCGGTCCCGCCCGCGGAGATCGACGACCGGATCGACGACACGCTCCGGCTCGCCGGCCTGGAGTCGCTCGACCGCCGGCGAGAACCCTCCGGGCTCTCGGGCGGACAGAAACAGCGGCTCGTCTTCGCGGGCGTGGCCGCGATGCACCCGCGGCTGCTGGTCCTCGACGAACCGACGAGCGACCTCGACCCCTCCGGAACCCGGGAGCTCCTCTCGGCGATCGGCTCGCTGGCCGGCGCGAACCTCGACCGGAGCCCCGGCGCGTCCGCGACGGCCGTCGCTGCGGACGCGGACTGGGACGGTCCCGAAA
Proteins encoded:
- a CDS encoding cyclase family protein, whose product is MTDRSDAYRDLSQPIEAGMPTFPGDPPVELAPTATIDADGAAVHELHCGSHTGTHIDAPSHTEPGGQDLDDRPIGEYVFDARFLDVTPCTDRGEIGVDALPGHAALDDADILVVRTGWDAHWNDDRYRDHPYLSSSAARRLREAGCGVAVDALNPDPTSSENADADEPEGLPVHHALLGADLPILENLTNLSGLPDRFTLYAFPLPLRECDGAPVRAVAFVDRAP
- a CDS encoding NAD(P)H-dependent amine dehydrogenase family protein, which gives rise to MQCGIGAMGQEMLRMLADDPGVVVVGAVDTDPGKVGRDAGDVAGIDDVGVDVVDDLTATLAATEPDAVCLATADAAAEAMLDDLLACLRAGADVVSSNGGFFYPYHTHPVLARKVDRVAKKNDASVLCTGLNPGFALDTLVVALTAVSESIDGIEASRTVDFSPYGAGVLEPGGFGLEPDEWERRRDADELAGHESFAAQIRTIADGVGLELDEVVEREFDPFIADERRPVSSAYPDVEAGAVAGFRQTYAGVVDGDDVVTLSLAAVVDPEASELEGGDRIAVRGVPDTTVTTEEPFEPGPTTWATVVNALPSVLNADPGLKTMLDLPVPSASLGDVRKFVSSDR
- a CDS encoding QueT transporter family protein, whose product is MREIFTMWRDTRMIMLVAVVAAVYAAVLIPFQTFQIIPGITSIRPANVFPVIFGIMFGPAAAWGSAIGNLIGDIFGGTFGPGSVGGFVGNFTFGLIGYKLWGNLTPLSSRVEPDFRENAGVQLVEYAVIAIAASAACAVIIAWVVDLLGLVPFAVLGPTILINNSIAAIVLGPPLLYLTYPRLKEMGLLYPDLLRSEDLSSAGSNLNPIAAWGLVVVPLVWLGVGFLLSTGAGAGLTSVTALGAVGILVLAACAVIVGERLSTIVGRV